From one Botrytis cinerea B05.10 chromosome 7, complete sequence genomic stretch:
- the Bcbrx1 gene encoding Bcbrx1 has translation MASVYKSLSKTTGHKEDGPANGVKKNKQRVLILSSRGITYRHRHLLNDLASLLPHGKKDAKLDTKSKLYQLNELAELYNCNNVFFFEARKGKDLYLWMSKAPNGPTVKMHMQNLHTMEELHFTGNCLKGSRPILSFDASFDKEPHLRVLKELFLHIFGVPKGARKSKPFIDHVMGFTLADGKIWIRNYQISETEPSKVKGAEEETSTKSKSKSSGASETECNLVEIGPRFVLTPIVIQEGSFGGPIIYENKEFVSPNQVRSEIRKKKAGRYNARAEQGIERLAKKGELGLRTSGGRQAPKDALDNAELFA, from the exons ATGGCTTCTGTCTATAAGTCGTTATCAAAGACCACTGGTCATAAGGAAGATGGTCCTGCAAATGGGGTGAAGAAAAATAAGCAAAGAGTTTTGATCTTGTCTTCGAGAGGAATTACTTACAG ACATCGACATCTGCTCAATGACCTTGCGTCCCTTCTTCCTCACGGTAAAAAAGATGCGAAACTCGATACCAAGTCGAAGCTTTATCAATTGAACGAATTGGCCGAACTATATAATTGCAATAATGTATTTTTCTTCGAggcaagaaaaggaaaggatcTTTACCTGTGGATGAGCAAGGCACCCAATGGACCTACCGTAAAGATGCATATGCAGAATT TACATACCATGGAAGAACTCCATTTCACCGGAAACTGCCTCAAGGGCTCCCGACCCATCCTTTCTTTCGATGCCTCTTTTGATAAGGAACCTCATCTCCGCGTACTGAAAGAACTTTTCCTCCATATCTTCGGCGTACCAAAAGGTGCAAGAAAGTCGAAACCTTTTATTGACCATGTTATGGGATTTACTTTGGCAGATGGCAAAATCTGGATTCGAAACTATCAGATCAGCGAGACGGAACCATCGAAAGTGAAGGGCgccgaagaagaaacttcCACGAAATCCAAATCGAAAAGCTCGGGAGCCAGCGAGACGGAATGCAACTTGGTGGAGATCGGACCAAGATTTGTTTTGACACCCATTGTCATTCAAGAGGGAAGTTTTGGTGGACCAATCATCTACGAGAACAAGGAGTTTGTGTCGCCCAACCAAGTCAGAAGCGAGatcagaaagaagaaggcaggAAGATATAATGCAAGAGCTGAACAGGGTATTGAGAGACTGGCAAAGAAGGGAGAATTGGGACTCAGAACGAGTGGGGGAAGACAGGCGCCAAAGGATGCCCTGGATAATGCCGAGTTGTTTGCTTAG